The following are encoded together in the Cervus elaphus chromosome 30, mCerEla1.1, whole genome shotgun sequence genome:
- the LOC122686858 gene encoding olfactory receptor 6C3-like, which yields MKNHTRPTEFILLGLSDDPELQIVTFLFLIITYILSVTGNLTIIILTLVDSHLQTPMYFFLRNFSILEISFTTVCIPRFLGTIITRDKTISYNDCTAQLFFFIFLGITEFYLLTAMSYDRYVAICKPLHYTAIMNNRVCGLLVFCAWLAGFLNIFPPVILFLQLDYCGSNIIDHFACDYFPLLQLSCSDTWLLEVIGFYSAIVILLFTLALIILSYMFIIKTILRLPSASQRKKAFSTCSSHMIVISISYGSCIFMYANPSAKEKASLTKGVAILNTSVAPMMNPFIYTLRNQQVKQAFKDTIQKVIFFSSKCKYL from the coding sequence ATGAAAAACCACACAAGACCCACAGAATTCATTCTTCTGGGGCTATCAGATGATCCAGAGCTTCAGATtgtgacttttctctttttaatcatCACATATATATTAAGTGTCACTGGAAATCTGACCATCATCATTCTCACCTTGGTGGACTCCCATCTACAGACACCTATGTATTTTTTCCTCAGGAACTTCTCTATATTAGAAATTTCCTTTACAACGGTCTGTATTCCTAGATTTCTGGGCACAATTATCACCAGGGACAAAACGATTTCATACAATGATTGTACAGCTCAGttgtttttcttcatcttcttggGTATCACTGAATTTTACCTTCTAACTGCCATGTCCTATGATCGCTATGTAGCTATCTGCAAACCCCTGCATTACACAGCCATCATGAACAACAGAGTCTGTGGATTGCTTGTCTTTTGTGCTTGGCTGGCAGGGTTCTTAAACATCTTCCCACCTGTTATTCTTTTCCTCCAGTTAGATTACTGTGGTTCTAACATCATTGATCACTTTGCTTGTGACTATTTCCCCCTCTTGCAACTATCCTGCTCAGACACATGGCTCCTTGAAGTGATTGGTTTTTACTCTGCAATAGTGATTCTGCTTTTTACTTTGGCATTAATAATTCTATCCTACATGTTCATCATCAAGACAATTCTGAGACTGCCTTCTGCCAGTCAGAGGAAAAAGGCATTTTCTACATGCTCCTCTCACATGATTGTCATTTCCATCTCTTATGGAAGCTGTATATTCATGTATGCTAACCCTTCAGCAAAAGAAAAGGCATCCTTGACGAAAGGAGTAGCAATTCTGAATACTTCTGTTGCTCCTATGATGAATCCATTTATATATACACTGAGGAACCAGCAAGTGAAGCAAGCCTTTAAGGATACCATCCAAAAGGTTATCTTTTTCTCCAGCAAATGCAAGTATCtgtag